A single genomic interval of Spinacia oleracea cultivar Varoflay chromosome 6, BTI_SOV_V1, whole genome shotgun sequence harbors:
- the LOC110787669 gene encoding KIN17-like protein produces MVDKLTGLRPQEFSNKIKSKRFGKLRFNCGICEKQCSDNNEYKSHCMSESHLNQLQICDEINWEEYVEKSSQEFEDGFLEFMRLNHGGSRVAARVVYNEYLSDEEHVSQWSRLKGLKDFVVDLGVTGKCKVEFSENEWFITYIVRDSKAKGMNEIASVDVSKENGMQNESGSSSTGSIGPT; encoded by the coding sequence ATGGTGGATAAATTAACCGGTCTTCGTCCGCAggaattttcgaataaaataaaatcgaaAAGATTTGGAAAGCTAAGGTTTAATTGCGGGATTTGTGAAAAGCAATGCAGTGACAATAATGAATATAAATCCCATTGTATGAGTGAAAGTCACTTGAATCAATTGCAAATTTGTGATGAAATTAATTGGGAGGAGTATGTTGAAAAGTCATCTCAGGAATTTGAGGATGGTTTTTTAGAGTTTATGAGACTCAATCATGGAGGTAGCCGTGTCGCTGCGAGGGTCGTTTATAATGAGTATCTCTCTGATGAGGAGCATGTTAGCCAGTGGAGTCGTTTGAAGGGTTTGAAGGATTTTGTGGTGGATTTGGGTGTGACAGGGAAGTGTAAGGTGGAGTTCAGCGAAAACGAGTGGTTTATCACTTATATTGTTAGGGATTCCAAGGCTAAGGGAATGAATGAAATTGCTTCTGTTGATGTTTCCAAGGAAAATGGGATGCAGAATGAATCGGGTTCTTCATCAACAGGTTCCATAGGTCCAACATGA